A window of Belonocnema kinseyi isolate 2016_QV_RU_SX_M_011 chromosome 9, B_treatae_v1, whole genome shotgun sequence contains these coding sequences:
- the LOC117180292 gene encoding uroporphyrinogen-III synthase-like, which yields MSQNRARIVFCKSWSNENETADVYKNLLEKAGYNAEYLPTISFEFINQKILRESLLSHDSFSGLILTSPRSAEAIKLATKQETTVLEPWQKLPAYCVGPSTESLAKKDLRLTDCLGSECGNAENLAGFIVSGRRHEDKPILYPCSEIARDTIEKHLTENGFKVKKIICYKTVPCENLKQDVERIFKSIPQVVVFFSPSVVENILTTLGEEAIILKEVKIVAIGSVTNRALTNADIEVDAISEKPEPEALLQAIERSIRKESQNLKLIEETTV from the exons ATGTCTCAAAATCGAGCAcgcatagttttctgcaaaagtTGGTCAAATGAGAATGAAACTGCAGATGTTTACAAAAATCTTTTGGAGAAGGCTGGTTATAATGCTGAATATTTACCGACAATAAGCTTTGAATtcatcaatcaaaaaatattacgaGAAAGCCTCCTTTCACACGATTCCTTCTCTG GCTTAATACTGACGAGTCCTCGTTCTGCAGAGGCTATAAAACTAGCGACAAAACAGGAAACTACTGTTTTAGAACCATGGCAAAAATTGCCAGCATATTGCGTTGGACCATCCACtgaatctttagcaaaaaaagaTCTGCGCTTGACAGACTGTTTAGGCTCGGAATGCGGTAATGCAGAAAATCTTGCTGGATTTATTGTAAGTGGTAGACGACATGAAGATAAACCAATACTTTACCCCTGCAGCGAAATTGCACGGGATACTATTGAGAAACATTTGACAGAGAACGGATTTAAagtgaagaaaataatttgttataaaactgTCCCTTGTGAAAACCTCAAGCAAGACGTGGAACGAATATTTAAATCAATACCTCAAGTGGTTGTTTTCTTTAGTCCTTcagttgtagaaaatattttaacaaccTTGGGCGAGGAggcaataattttgaaagaagttaAGATCGTAGCTATAGGATCAGTGACAAATCGGGCTTTAACCAATGCAGACATAGAAGTTGACGCAATTTCCGAAAAACCGGAACCAGAAGCACTGCTACAGGCTATTGAGCGATCAATTAGAAAAGAAAGCCAAAATTTAAAACTCATAGAAGAAACTACAGtgtaa